The following coding sequences are from one Halorubrum sp. BOL3-1 window:
- a CDS encoding COX15/CtaA family protein, translated as MTLVLFSLGVYTAATGSGLACQAQWPLCSDQLIPTLTINPDFIEWFHRAWAMVTGFLIVGVAGWTWLGSGFDSRTRLAATLAVAILPVQITVGAITVTLSGLVPGGYTVSTHAAHLIVALTIFTLLGLATIWGGDRGSARLLRAAAGVAVAGIVASALFSRAVPFLTYAPPAQAAFYITGLAGHLGLVATVAYATEAVRGGFDGLDAGTAGTVRALTAGSMAALAGTLLLGRDLVLYTATWQQVNLVAVGVAVALAAGAAWTLRGIDGVRDGSAPIGGD; from the coding sequence ATGACCCTCGTCCTCTTCTCGCTCGGGGTCTACACGGCGGCGACCGGCTCCGGGCTGGCGTGTCAGGCCCAGTGGCCGCTGTGTTCCGACCAGCTCATCCCGACGCTGACGATCAACCCCGACTTCATCGAGTGGTTCCACCGGGCGTGGGCGATGGTGACCGGCTTCCTCATCGTCGGGGTCGCCGGGTGGACCTGGCTCGGTTCGGGGTTCGACAGCCGGACCCGGCTGGCAGCGACGCTGGCGGTCGCGATCCTTCCGGTTCAGATCACCGTCGGCGCGATCACCGTCACCCTCAGCGGCCTCGTCCCCGGCGGGTACACGGTGTCGACGCACGCCGCGCACCTGATCGTGGCGCTGACGATCTTCACCCTGCTCGGACTGGCGACGATCTGGGGGGGCGACCGGGGGAGTGCCCGACTGCTCCGGGCGGCCGCGGGCGTCGCCGTCGCCGGAATCGTCGCCAGCGCGCTTTTCTCGCGTGCGGTGCCGTTCCTCACCTACGCGCCGCCCGCGCAGGCCGCGTTCTACATCACGGGCCTCGCCGGCCACCTCGGGCTCGTCGCGACGGTCGCGTACGCGACGGAGGCGGTTCGCGGGGGATTCGACGGTCTCGACGCCGGTACCGCCGGCACCGTTCGCGCGCTCACGGCCGGGTCGATGGCCGCGCTCGCCGGGACCCTCCTGCTCGGGCGCGACCTCGTGTTGTACACCGCGACCTGGCAGCAGGTCAACCTCGTCGCGGTGGGCGTCGCGGTCGCGCTCGCCGCGGGGGCCGCATGGACCCTCCGGGGGATCGACGGGGTGCGTGACGGCTCCGCCCCCATCGGCGGCGACTGA
- the asd gene encoding aspartate-semialdehyde dehydrogenase has product MSVRVGILGATGAVGQRFIQLLDDHPTFDLAAVTASSESAGETYREAAKWRVDTPIPNDIAGMEVAETTPEGIADDDVDLLFSSLPSGVAAEVEPAFLEAGYVVSSNSSNDRMAADVPLTIPEINPDHLDLIEVQRDERGWDGALVKNPNCSTITMVPTLAAIDAFGLESVRVSTLQAVSGAGYSGVTSMEIVDNAIPHIGGEEDKMETESRKLLGEFDGAEVSLHETDVAASCNRIPTLDGHLENVFAEFTADPSPADLREAMRSFEGAGDLPSSPDQLIKVYGDDEPERPQPRLDRTYAGGMGIVAGGVQSTDAGVKYNCLAHNTIRGAAGASLLNGELLVEEGYV; this is encoded by the coding sequence ATGTCAGTCCGAGTCGGTATCCTCGGTGCCACCGGCGCCGTGGGCCAGCGGTTCATCCAGCTCCTCGACGATCACCCGACCTTCGACCTCGCCGCGGTCACCGCGAGCTCCGAGAGCGCGGGCGAGACCTACCGCGAGGCGGCGAAGTGGCGCGTCGACACGCCCATCCCGAACGACATCGCCGGGATGGAGGTTGCGGAGACGACACCCGAAGGAATAGCGGACGACGACGTGGACCTCCTGTTCTCGTCGCTGCCATCGGGCGTCGCCGCCGAGGTCGAGCCGGCGTTCCTCGAGGCGGGCTACGTCGTCTCCTCGAACTCCTCGAACGACCGCATGGCGGCGGACGTGCCGCTCACGATTCCGGAGATCAACCCCGACCATCTCGACCTCATCGAGGTCCAGCGCGACGAGCGGGGCTGGGACGGCGCCCTCGTGAAGAACCCGAACTGCTCGACGATCACGATGGTGCCGACGCTCGCGGCGATCGACGCGTTCGGCTTAGAGAGCGTCCGCGTCTCCACCCTACAGGCCGTCTCCGGCGCCGGGTACTCCGGCGTCACGTCCATGGAGATCGTCGACAACGCCATCCCGCACATCGGCGGCGAGGAGGACAAGATGGAGACGGAGTCGCGGAAGCTCCTCGGAGAGTTCGACGGCGCGGAGGTCAGCCTCCACGAGACCGACGTGGCGGCCTCCTGTAACCGGATCCCCACGCTCGACGGCCACCTGGAGAACGTCTTCGCGGAGTTCACGGCGGATCCCTCGCCCGCGGACCTCCGCGAGGCGATGCGCTCGTTCGAGGGTGCCGGGGACCTCCCCAGCTCGCCCGACCAGCTCATTAAGGTGTACGGCGACGACGAGCCGGAACGCCCGCAGCCCCGTCTCGACCGCACGTACGCGGGCGGCATGGGTATCGTCGCCGGGGGCGTCCAGTCGACGGACGCCGGCGTGAAGTACAACTGCCTCGCGCACAACACGATCCGCGGCGCGGCGGGCGCATCGCTGCTCAACGGCGAACTACTCGTCGAGGAAGGCTACGTCTGA
- a CDS encoding peptidylprolyl isomerase, giving the protein MTLEYTGRLDDETVFDTSREEVAAETGLAEAQPDREFAPLTVEVGAEEVIEGIEEGLVGLETGETANLTIPPEKAYGERSDESVQEFETEQLREMLGGQLPEEGDQLEAQGGQLGDVTHVDEDVVRVDFNPELAGETLQFEVEVLEVN; this is encoded by the coding sequence GTGACGCTGGAGTACACCGGCCGATTGGACGACGAGACCGTTTTCGACACCTCACGGGAGGAAGTCGCCGCGGAAACCGGTCTGGCGGAGGCACAGCCGGACAGGGAGTTCGCACCGCTGACGGTCGAAGTGGGTGCCGAAGAGGTCATTGAGGGGATAGAAGAGGGACTCGTCGGTCTGGAGACGGGCGAAACGGCGAATCTCACGATCCCCCCTGAAAAGGCGTACGGTGAACGAAGCGACGAGAGCGTCCAAGAGTTCGAGACGGAGCAGCTCCGGGAGATGCTCGGCGGTCAACTCCCTGAGGAAGGAGACCAGCTCGAGGCTCAGGGCGGTCAGTTGGGAGACGTGACTCACGTCGACGAGGACGTCGTGCGCGTGGATTTCAACCCCGAACTCGCCGGGGAGACGCTACAGTTTGAGGTCGAGGTCCTGGAAGTCAACTGA
- a CDS encoding basic amino acid ABC transporter substrate-binding protein produces MEKNSPVKRRQYLTAVGAAGLAAAAGCTGGGDGSDGDDGSDGDDGSDGDDGSDGDDGSDSMDGDESDDTETITIGSDIPYAPFEFRNEAGDLVGFDVEIAEAVFADQLGLDYEFEATAFDGIIASLNNANFRVIMSAMTINDTRAESVDFSDPYFTAYQTVLVLEADDISSREDLRGTAVGVQRGTTGEAAAEDLQEEFDGDLTIQSYDQINGAFDALLNNQVSAVINDNTVSAEFAAETDGVVFLEGDGVAADRDDAPPYLTLTIEEYGIAFRQDEDEFRQEVNEALAAIREDGAYDEIYNEYFGA; encoded by the coding sequence ATGGAGAAAAACAGTCCAGTGAAGCGTCGGCAGTACCTGACCGCAGTCGGTGCGGCCGGCCTCGCGGCCGCCGCCGGCTGTACCGGTGGCGGCGACGGCAGCGACGGTGACGACGGCAGCGACGGTGACGACGGCAGCGACGGTGACGACGGCAGCGACGGTGACGACGGCAGCGACAGCATGGACGGCGACGAGAGTGACGACACCGAGACGATCACCATCGGCTCGGACATCCCGTACGCGCCCTTCGAGTTCCGGAACGAGGCCGGCGACCTCGTCGGGTTCGATGTCGAGATCGCTGAGGCCGTGTTCGCGGACCAGCTCGGCCTGGACTACGAGTTCGAAGCGACCGCCTTCGACGGGATCATCGCGTCGCTGAACAACGCGAACTTCCGCGTTATCATGAGCGCGATGACAATAAACGACACGCGGGCGGAGTCAGTCGACTTCTCCGACCCGTACTTCACCGCGTACCAGACCGTCCTCGTGTTGGAGGCCGACGACATCTCCTCGCGCGAAGACCTCCGCGGTACGGCCGTCGGCGTTCAACGCGGGACCACCGGTGAGGCCGCCGCCGAGGACCTCCAAGAGGAGTTCGACGGCGATCTCACCATCCAAAGCTACGACCAGATCAACGGCGCGTTCGACGCGCTGCTCAACAATCAGGTCTCGGCTGTCATCAACGACAACACGGTGAGCGCCGAGTTCGCCGCGGAGACCGACGGCGTCGTCTTCCTCGAAGGGGACGGCGTCGCCGCCGACCGCGACGACGCGCCGCCGTACCTCACGCTGACGATCGAGGAGTACGGGATCGCGTTCCGACAGGACGAGGACGAGTTCCGGCAGGAGGTCAACGAGGCCCTCGCGGCGATCCGCGAGGACGGGGCGTACGACGAGATCTACAACGAGTACTTCGGGGCGTAA
- a CDS encoding 3-hydroxyacyl-CoA dehydrogenase/enoyl-CoA hydratase family protein — MQLEDVQRVTVLGAGNMGHGIAEVAALAGYDVSLRDINDELVQKGYDQIEWSLGKLAEKDRVGDDEADAALDRVEPYVDLGDALDGADVVVEVVPEKMAIKKDVYEEVIEHAPDEAVFVTNTSSLSITELSEVTDRSERFCGMHFFNPPVRMDLVEVISGRHTSEETLELIEGLAESMGKTPVRVRKDSPGFIVNRILVPLMNEAAWIVESGDADVETVDSTTKFDMGLPMGSFELADQVGVDVGYHVLEYMHEVLGDAYRPCPLLGEKVEEENLGKKTGKGFYDYEDGDGAQIPSDAIDADVRRRLLAVTANETAGLIGDDVADADDVDEAVKLGAGFPDGPAKLADAEGLDALVETLDALAEETGEARYEATDYLREAAEAGGFRGGSGDGGDADSGDGPSYEVLNVAVDDRIGHVEIDRPHRMNTISGEVLDEMADAIDRLDGDDEVRAILLSGAGDRAFSAGADVQSMAAGGADPIYAVELSRQGQQTFGKLEESDKPVVAAIDGYCLGGGMELATAADMRIASERSELGQPELDLGLLPGWGGTQRLARVVGEGRAKEIILTADRYDAETMADYDFVNEVVPDDELDERAWELAERLASGPPIAQKYTKRAIHAGRTDNEAGLEVEAMGFGHVMNTDDLMEGVTAFMGDGEPEFEGK, encoded by the coding sequence ATGCAGCTCGAAGACGTCCAGCGCGTGACGGTGCTCGGCGCCGGAAACATGGGGCACGGCATCGCGGAGGTTGCCGCGCTCGCCGGCTATGACGTGTCGCTGCGCGACATCAACGACGAACTCGTCCAGAAGGGGTACGACCAGATCGAGTGGTCGCTCGGAAAGCTCGCCGAGAAGGACCGCGTCGGCGACGACGAGGCCGACGCCGCGCTCGACCGCGTCGAGCCGTACGTCGACCTCGGCGACGCGCTCGACGGCGCCGACGTCGTCGTCGAGGTCGTCCCCGAGAAGATGGCCATCAAAAAGGACGTGTACGAGGAGGTCATCGAGCACGCACCCGACGAGGCCGTCTTCGTCACCAACACCTCCAGCCTCTCTATCACCGAACTCTCGGAGGTCACCGACCGTTCCGAGCGCTTCTGCGGGATGCACTTCTTCAACCCGCCGGTGCGGATGGACTTAGTCGAGGTCATCTCCGGGAGACACACGAGCGAGGAGACCCTGGAGCTGATCGAGGGACTCGCAGAGTCGATGGGAAAGACCCCGGTCCGGGTCCGGAAGGACAGCCCCGGCTTCATCGTCAACCGCATCCTCGTGCCCCTGATGAACGAGGCGGCGTGGATCGTCGAGTCCGGCGACGCCGACGTCGAGACGGTCGACTCCACGACGAAGTTCGACATGGGCCTGCCGATGGGGTCGTTCGAGCTCGCCGACCAGGTGGGCGTCGACGTGGGCTACCACGTGTTGGAGTACATGCACGAGGTCCTCGGCGACGCCTACCGGCCCTGCCCGCTGCTCGGTGAGAAGGTCGAGGAAGAGAACCTCGGGAAAAAGACCGGGAAGGGGTTCTACGACTACGAGGACGGCGACGGCGCCCAGATCCCGAGCGACGCGATCGACGCCGACGTCCGCCGCCGCCTGCTCGCGGTCACGGCCAACGAGACGGCCGGCCTCATCGGCGACGACGTGGCCGACGCCGACGACGTCGACGAGGCCGTCAAGCTCGGCGCCGGCTTCCCCGACGGCCCCGCGAAGCTGGCCGACGCCGAGGGACTCGACGCGCTCGTCGAGACGCTCGACGCCCTCGCCGAGGAGACGGGCGAGGCGCGCTACGAGGCGACCGACTACCTCCGCGAGGCCGCGGAGGCGGGCGGGTTCCGCGGCGGAAGCGGCGACGGCGGCGACGCCGACTCCGGCGACGGTCCGAGCTACGAGGTGCTGAACGTGGCCGTCGACGACCGGATCGGGCACGTCGAGATCGACCGCCCGCACCGGATGAACACGATCAGCGGCGAGGTGCTCGACGAAATGGCGGACGCGATCGACCGGCTCGACGGCGACGACGAGGTGCGCGCGATCCTGCTGTCCGGCGCGGGCGACCGCGCCTTCTCCGCGGGCGCGGACGTCCAGAGCATGGCCGCCGGCGGCGCCGACCCGATCTACGCGGTCGAACTCTCCCGACAGGGCCAACAGACGTTCGGGAAGCTCGAAGAGTCGGACAAGCCCGTCGTCGCCGCCATCGACGGCTACTGCCTCGGCGGCGGGATGGAGCTGGCGACCGCGGCGGACATGCGGATCGCCTCCGAGCGCTCCGAACTCGGCCAGCCCGAACTCGACCTCGGGCTGCTCCCGGGCTGGGGCGGCACCCAGCGGCTCGCCCGGGTCGTCGGTGAGGGGCGCGCGAAGGAGATCATCCTCACCGCCGACCGCTACGACGCCGAGACGATGGCCGACTACGACTTCGTCAACGAGGTCGTGCCGGACGACGAGCTGGACGAGCGCGCGTGGGAGCTGGCCGAGCGGCTCGCGTCCGGCCCGCCGATCGCCCAGAAGTACACGAAGCGCGCGATCCACGCCGGTCGGACCGACAACGAGGCCGGCCTCGAGGTCGAGGCGATGGGCTTCGGCCACGTAATGAACACCGACGACCTCATGGAGGGCGTCACGGCGTTCATGGGCGACGGCGAGCCGGAGTTCGAAGGGAAGTAG
- a CDS encoding class I SAM-dependent methyltransferase, translated as MVDKNAVRRGYDALAEAYAADRNEDGRGREVLSRFLDGVSESARVLDAGCGQGTPVLRDLSESAAAVGTDVSRSQLELADERVPAASLAQGDMAALPFRDESFDAVTAYHSLIHAPREQHQEVADEFARVLVDAGRLLCSEGPDEWSGTNPNWLDTGVEMQWHIAGAEATREHLRTAGFVIEREWGVDDSLAEGDDASWTFFAARLEG; from the coding sequence ATGGTCGATAAGAACGCCGTGCGCCGCGGCTACGACGCCCTCGCAGAGGCGTACGCCGCGGATCGGAACGAAGACGGACGCGGCCGCGAGGTGCTCTCTCGGTTTCTCGACGGCGTTTCCGAATCGGCGCGCGTCCTCGACGCCGGCTGCGGACAGGGGACGCCGGTGCTCCGTGACCTGAGCGAGTCGGCGGCCGCGGTCGGGACGGACGTCTCGCGTTCGCAACTGGAACTGGCCGACGAGCGCGTTCCCGCCGCGTCGCTCGCGCAGGGAGACATGGCCGCGCTCCCGTTCCGCGACGAGTCCTTCGACGCGGTGACCGCGTATCATTCGCTGATCCACGCCCCGCGCGAGCAGCATCAAGAAGTCGCCGACGAGTTCGCCCGCGTCCTCGTCGACGCCGGCCGACTGCTCTGCTCGGAGGGGCCGGACGAGTGGAGCGGGACGAACCCGAACTGGCTCGACACCGGCGTCGAGATGCAGTGGCACATCGCGGGCGCCGAGGCGACCCGGGAGCACCTGCGGACCGCCGGCTTCGTAATCGAGCGGGAGTGGGGGGTCGACGACTCGCTCGCCGAGGGCGACGACGCGAGCTGGACGTTCTTCGCGGCGCGGTTGGAGGGGTGA
- a CDS encoding class I SAM-dependent methyltransferase has translation MTTVLSDRDRRKRDDRPDETFYDEPRYVTHADDAFLKRLTALYASVTKPEDRVLDAMSSWVSHLPDVEYDRVVGHGLNEAELAANGRLDEFVVSDLNRDQSLPFADDAFDVVCCALSVQYLQYPGRTFAEFARVLAPGGKVVASFSNRMFPTKAVRAWRTASMTERADLVERYLDAGGFATADRIGERPGEDPFHAVVGTLP, from the coding sequence GTGACGACCGTTCTCTCGGACCGCGACCGACGGAAGCGCGACGACCGCCCCGACGAGACGTTCTACGACGAGCCGCGGTACGTCACCCACGCCGACGACGCGTTCCTGAAGCGCCTGACGGCGCTGTACGCGTCGGTGACGAAGCCGGAGGACCGCGTCCTCGACGCGATGAGCAGCTGGGTCTCGCACCTCCCGGACGTCGAGTACGACCGGGTCGTCGGTCACGGTCTCAACGAGGCGGAACTGGCCGCCAACGGCCGGCTCGACGAGTTCGTCGTCAGCGACCTCAACCGCGACCAGTCGCTTCCGTTCGCGGACGACGCCTTCGACGTCGTCTGCTGTGCGCTGTCGGTCCAGTATCTCCAGTATCCCGGGCGGACGTTCGCGGAGTTCGCCCGCGTCCTCGCGCCCGGGGGGAAGGTCGTCGCGAGCTTCTCCAACCGGATGTTCCCGACGAAGGCCGTCCGCGCCTGGCGCACCGCCTCGATGACCGAGCGAGCCGACCTCGTCGAGCGCTACCTCGACGCCGGCGGGTTCGCGACCGCCGATCGGATCGGGGAGCGCCCGGGCGAGGACCCGTTTCACGCCGTAGTGGGGACGCTTCCGTGA
- a CDS encoding amino acid ABC transporter permease yields the protein MRDRLVRRVGEAAAAGFVLAIGGLLAWILSTQVDYRLLFSPLIAGRFAEAFFLVIQIVVISSLLSVSLGVLVGLGRISTSSVTGRIAKGYVEFFRGTPLLFQLFVIYYGVPRLWATGQFPIPEWAVPAAIIGLTLNHGAYVGEAIRGGIDAVPDGQMEAARSLGMSRVMALREVVLPQAWRNALAAIGNDQIILVKDTSLLTLIAVPEIMSVFRNINSNQLDPWTPLVWVCVLYLAITMSISQLVNGLERRSDWGSDSRMFGRLSGLGSGGDVDGGEEA from the coding sequence ATGCGCGACCGGCTGGTGAGGCGGGTCGGTGAGGCGGCCGCCGCCGGGTTCGTGCTGGCTATCGGCGGACTGTTGGCGTGGATCCTCTCGACGCAGGTCGACTACAGGCTCCTCTTCTCGCCGCTCATCGCCGGACGGTTCGCGGAAGCATTTTTCCTCGTCATCCAGATCGTCGTGATCTCGAGCCTCCTGTCGGTGTCGCTCGGGGTTCTCGTCGGGCTCGGGCGGATATCGACGTCGAGCGTGACCGGCCGGATCGCGAAGGGGTACGTCGAGTTCTTCCGCGGGACGCCGCTGCTGTTCCAGCTGTTCGTCATCTACTACGGCGTGCCGCGGCTGTGGGCGACCGGGCAGTTCCCCATCCCGGAGTGGGCGGTTCCGGCCGCGATCATCGGCCTCACGCTGAACCACGGGGCGTACGTCGGCGAGGCGATCCGCGGCGGGATCGACGCCGTCCCGGACGGACAGATGGAGGCGGCGCGCTCGCTCGGGATGTCCCGGGTGATGGCGCTGCGAGAGGTCGTCCTCCCGCAGGCGTGGCGGAACGCGCTCGCGGCCATCGGCAACGACCAGATCATCCTCGTGAAAGACACCTCGCTCCTGACCCTGATCGCCGTCCCGGAGATCATGAGCGTGTTCCGGAACATCAACAGCAACCAGCTCGACCCGTGGACCCCGCTCGTGTGGGTATGCGTGCTGTACCTCGCGATCACGATGTCGATTAGCCAGCTCGTCAACGGACTGGAGCGCCGCTCTGACTGGGGGTCGGACAGCCGGATGTTCGGTCGGCTGTCTGGTCTCGGCTCCGGCGGTGACGTCGACGGGGGTGAGGAGGCGTGA
- a CDS encoding zinc-dependent alcohol dehydrogenase family protein, whose translation MRAAILREYGEPLAVREIPGPEPAPDGTVVRVEACGVCRSDWHAWAGHGEWADDRVPRGQVLGHEPAGEVVAVGDEVDRFRPGDRVVVPFSLGDGTCPHCRRGAGNVCEDGRALGFEPAAPGAFAERVAVPAADYNLVERPPWLDATAAAALGCRYMTAYHALAERATVGGGDAVAVHGCGGVGLSAVQIAAALGARVIAVDVDDDALALAAEFGADATVNPTDGGAVAGATAERSVPERIRDRTDGGADVSLDALGIAETCRNSVRSLRPRGTHVQVGLTTDAERGEVSLPTDWMTRWEISFIGSRGMPPTSYPDLFALIEATGIDPGALVARELSLSEVSNRLAAMEQYDVRGVEVVTEL comes from the coding sequence ATGCGCGCAGCAATCTTGCGGGAGTACGGCGAACCGCTCGCGGTCCGCGAGATTCCCGGTCCCGAACCGGCGCCCGACGGCACCGTCGTCCGCGTGGAGGCCTGCGGCGTCTGCCGCAGCGACTGGCACGCCTGGGCGGGCCACGGAGAGTGGGCCGACGACCGCGTCCCCCGCGGTCAGGTCCTCGGACACGAGCCGGCCGGCGAGGTCGTCGCCGTCGGCGACGAGGTCGACCGGTTCCGCCCGGGCGACCGAGTAGTCGTCCCCTTCTCGCTCGGTGACGGCACCTGTCCGCACTGCCGCCGCGGCGCCGGGAACGTCTGCGAGGACGGGCGGGCGCTGGGGTTCGAGCCCGCTGCCCCGGGTGCGTTCGCGGAGCGGGTGGCGGTTCCGGCGGCTGACTACAACCTCGTCGAGCGCCCGCCGTGGCTCGACGCGACCGCGGCCGCGGCGCTCGGCTGCCGTTACATGACCGCGTACCACGCGCTCGCGGAGCGGGCGACCGTCGGCGGCGGGGACGCCGTCGCGGTCCACGGGTGCGGGGGCGTCGGTCTCTCCGCGGTCCAGATCGCCGCGGCGCTCGGCGCGCGCGTGATCGCGGTCGATGTCGACGACGACGCCCTCGCGCTCGCGGCCGAGTTCGGCGCCGACGCGACTGTGAACCCGACCGACGGCGGAGCGGTCGCAGGCGCGACGGCGGAGCGGTCCGTCCCCGAGCGCATCCGAGACCGCACCGACGGCGGCGCCGACGTGTCGCTCGACGCCTTGGGGATCGCCGAGACCTGTCGCAACTCGGTCCGGTCGCTGCGGCCGCGCGGGACCCACGTTCAGGTCGGACTCACGACGGACGCCGAGCGGGGGGAGGTGTCGCTGCCGACCGACTGGATGACCCGCTGGGAGATCTCCTTTATCGGCTCGCGCGGGATGCCGCCGACGAGCTACCCGGACCTGTTCGCGCTGATCGAGGCGACGGGGATCGACCCCGGCGCGCTGGTCGCCCGCGAGCTGTCGCTGTCGGAGGTCTCGAACCGGCTCGCGGCCATGGAGCAGTACGACGTCCGGGGCGTCGAGGTCGTCACCGAGCTCTGA
- a CDS encoding amino acid ABC transporter ATP-binding protein: MTDPLVEFDGVDKSFGDTQVLYDVDLSVDEREVVVVIGPSGSGKSTLLRCTNRLEEIQAGDIRLDGRSVIETNVNEIRQQIGMVFQSFNLFPHKTALENVAIAPEKVKGRPESAAKEAAADLLDRVGLADQAESYPGALSGGQQQRVAIARALAMEPKVMLFDEVTSALDPELVGEVLDVIEGLAADGMTMILVTHEMGFAREVGDRIVLMADGHVVERSETESFFEEPSTERGRQFLSRLL; encoded by the coding sequence GTGACCGACCCGCTCGTCGAGTTCGACGGCGTCGACAAGTCGTTCGGGGATACGCAGGTGCTGTACGACGTGGACCTCTCCGTCGACGAGAGGGAAGTCGTCGTCGTCATCGGTCCGTCCGGATCCGGCAAGTCGACGCTGCTCCGGTGTACGAACCGGTTAGAAGAGATCCAGGCGGGTGACATCCGTCTCGACGGACGGTCCGTAATCGAGACGAACGTCAACGAGATCCGCCAGCAGATCGGGATGGTGTTCCAGTCGTTCAACCTCTTCCCGCACAAGACGGCCCTCGAAAACGTCGCGATCGCGCCGGAGAAGGTCAAGGGACGACCCGAGTCTGCCGCGAAGGAGGCCGCGGCGGACCTCCTCGATCGGGTCGGACTTGCCGACCAGGCCGAGTCGTACCCGGGCGCGCTCTCGGGCGGGCAACAGCAGCGCGTCGCCATCGCCCGCGCCCTCGCGATGGAACCGAAGGTGATGCTGTTCGACGAGGTGACGAGCGCGCTCGACCCCGAACTCGTCGGCGAGGTGCTCGACGTGATCGAGGGACTCGCGGCCGACGGCATGACGATGATCCTCGTCACCCACGAGATGGGGTTCGCCCGCGAGGTGGGCGACCGGATCGTCCTGATGGCCGACGGGCACGTCGTCGAGCGGAGCGAGACGGAGTCCTTCTTCGAGGAGCCGTCGACCGAGCGCGGTCGGCAGTTCCTCTCGCGGCTGCTGTAG
- a CDS encoding DUF5814 domain-containing protein has protein sequence MAFTDKIYVKNHRQLASQLETNIPKGAFAGATLDLLFTGDGLSKLDETTRDRVLDFAEDFLDCACDANPYCGCPEEKFMRYVLELRAEGLGPQAIVDVMTDDYMVYAYTGDVLSFLDDSVRKLEAVETLADVDGDGEMSERARKAKRELSG, from the coding sequence GTGGCGTTTACCGACAAAATCTACGTGAAGAACCACCGGCAGCTCGCCTCCCAGCTGGAGACGAACATCCCGAAAGGGGCGTTCGCCGGCGCGACCCTCGACCTGCTGTTCACCGGCGACGGTCTCTCGAAGCTCGACGAGACGACCCGCGACCGGGTCCTCGACTTCGCCGAGGACTTCCTCGACTGTGCCTGCGACGCGAACCCCTACTGCGGCTGTCCCGAGGAGAAGTTCATGCGCTACGTCCTCGAACTACGCGCCGAGGGGTTGGGACCGCAGGCCATCGTCGACGTGATGACCGACGACTACATGGTGTACGCGTACACCGGCGACGTGCTCTCCTTCCTCGACGACTCCGTCCGGAAGTTGGAGGCCGTCGAGACGCTCGCCGACGTTGACGGCGACGGAGAGATGTCCGAGCGAGCGCGGAAGGCGAAGCGGGAACTCTCCGGATAA
- a CDS encoding DNA-3-methyladenine glycosylase, with product MAALVDRHGPLDIAPADDEFARLCTSIVNQQLSTASAAAIHGRFVDVLGGDPTPDRVLDADEAALHEAGLSGTKVEYLRNVAAAFRDDERRFTREGVASESDEAVVDRLTEIRGVGAWTARMYLIFALGREDVLPLGDLAVRKGIERVYNDGEGLSRAEMREIGEAWRPYRSHGTRYIWAEYES from the coding sequence ATGGCGGCGCTCGTCGACCGACACGGCCCCCTCGATATTGCGCCCGCGGACGACGAGTTCGCCCGGCTCTGTACTTCGATCGTGAACCAGCAGCTCTCGACCGCCTCCGCGGCGGCCATCCACGGGCGGTTCGTGGACGTCCTCGGCGGCGATCCGACGCCCGACCGCGTCCTCGACGCCGACGAGGCCGCCCTGCACGAGGCCGGACTCAGCGGCACGAAAGTCGAGTACCTGCGGAACGTCGCCGCCGCCTTCCGCGACGACGAGCGCAGGTTCACTCGGGAGGGGGTCGCGAGCGAGAGCGACGAGGCGGTCGTCGACCGACTCACGGAGATCCGCGGCGTCGGCGCGTGGACCGCGCGGATGTATCTGATCTTCGCGCTCGGCCGCGAGGACGTACTCCCGCTCGGCGACCTCGCGGTGCGGAAGGGGATCGAGCGGGTCTACAACGACGGCGAGGGGCTAAGCCGAGCGGAGATGCGCGAGATCGGCGAGGCGTGGCGGCCCTACCGGAGCCACGGGACGCGGTACATCTGGGCCGAGTACGAGTCCTGA